One Bacteroidota bacterium genomic window carries:
- the purU gene encoding formyltetrahydrofolate deformylase — MKNLSKQTAILLMHCPDAKGIVAKVTEFIDNNNGNILDIDEHVDREESVFFMRVQWELENFLIPRDKIGDFFQTQIAAKYNMKYNIYFSDQKPRMAIFVSRMSHCLYDLLSRVQSGEWDVEVPLIISNHADLQQVSESFGIPFYCFPVTAENKTEQEKQELAILKKYKVTFVVLARYMQVLSADFIKEFPNKIINIHHSFLPAFPGAKPYHSAHKRGVKIIGATCHYVTDELDAGPIIQQSVAHITHKDSVNDLIRKGRNLEKIVLSSGVHEHIQRRTLVYNNRTIIFS, encoded by the coding sequence ATGAAGAATCTATCGAAACAAACAGCCATTCTTTTAATGCACTGCCCCGATGCCAAGGGCATTGTGGCCAAGGTTACAGAGTTTATCGATAACAACAATGGCAATATTCTCGACATCGACGAACATGTTGACCGTGAAGAAAGTGTGTTTTTTATGCGTGTACAATGGGAACTGGAGAATTTCCTGATTCCCCGCGATAAAATAGGCGATTTTTTTCAAACCCAGATTGCTGCTAAGTACAACATGAAGTATAACATTTATTTCAGCGACCAAAAGCCCCGCATGGCTATTTTTGTATCTAGGATGTCGCATTGCCTTTACGATCTTTTGTCGAGGGTGCAATCAGGCGAATGGGATGTAGAAGTGCCATTAATAATAAGCAATCATGCCGATTTGCAGCAGGTCTCAGAGTCGTTTGGTATTCCTTTTTATTGTTTCCCGGTAACCGCAGAAAATAAAACTGAACAGGAGAAACAGGAATTGGCAATTCTGAAAAAATACAAGGTGACCTTTGTGGTGCTGGCCCGATATATGCAGGTGCTGTCGGCCGATTTTATCAAAGAGTTTCCGAATAAGATTATCAACATACATCATTCGTTTTTGCCTGCTTTTCCTGGAGCCAAGCCTTACCATTCGGCCCACAAAAGAGGGGTAAAGATTATTGGAGCCACCTGCCATTATGTAACCGACGAACTCGATGCAGGGCCTATCATTCAGCAGAGCGTGGCCCACATTACGCATAAAGATTCTGTTAACGATTTGATACGCAAGGGTCGTAACCTGGAAAAGATTGTTTTGTCTTCGGGGGTTCATGAACATATTCAACGACGCACGCTGGTGTATAATAACCGCACCATCATTTTTAGCTGA
- the hisH gene encoding imidazole glycerol phosphate synthase subunit HisH produces the protein MKIAIIKYNAGNIMSVDYALQRIGIQAEVTGDKEKIATADKVIFPGVGEASTTMEYLRAEKLDQLIVGLRQPVLGICLGMQLMCSHSEENDATCLGIFSEKVVKFSAENSEINTLKVPHMGWNSLYNLKTDLMKGIGEGDFVYFVHSYYAAIGQDTAAVCNYGNPFSAALQKSNFYATQFHPEKSGPVGAKILENFITFSK, from the coding sequence ATGAAAATAGCCATTATAAAATACAATGCCGGAAATATCATGTCAGTCGATTATGCCTTGCAAAGAATTGGTATTCAGGCTGAAGTTACCGGAGATAAGGAGAAAATTGCCACGGCCGACAAAGTAATTTTTCCGGGGGTAGGAGAGGCGAGTACCACGATGGAGTATCTGCGGGCTGAAAAACTCGATCAGCTTATCGTGGGTCTTCGTCAACCTGTGTTGGGCATCTGTTTGGGTATGCAGCTTATGTGCAGTCATTCAGAGGAAAACGATGCTACATGTTTGGGAATATTCAGTGAAAAGGTAGTTAAGTTTTCTGCCGAAAATTCTGAAATAAACACTCTAAAAGTACCTCACATGGGCTGGAATAGCCTATATAACCTGAAAACAGATTTGATGAAAGGAATAGGCGAGGGTGATTTTGTGTATTTCGTGCACAGTTATTATGCAGCAATCGGACAAGATACAGCAGCAGTATGCAACTATGGAAATCCCTTTAGCGCAGCATTGCAAAAAAGTAATTTTTATGCTACCCAGTTTCACCCAGAAAAAAGCGGACCGGTAGGAGCGAAAATTCTTGAAAATTTTATTACGTTTTCGAAATGA